ATGGGATTGTGAATCTCAAGGATTGGACGATGCTTTTTTAGCGGACTTATTCTTCTTTGACAAGTTCATAGAGTCAGCGGAAAGGTTGATCTCGAGGGCCTCGAGGATCACGGCCAGCTTGTCATCGCTCAAGCGATGCCGGCCGGCCAAATAGTCATAGATTAGACTTCGGCTGACCCGGCCTTCCACGAGCCGGGCCAGCCGATTCGGGTTGAGCCCTTTTTGATCCATCGCCTCGAGAATCATCTTCAGAAAATCAATCGGCGCCATGGTGTGCACTCCAGTCATCTCGCGGCAGCCTGTCGGTCTCAAACACTCTCGCGTAAGCGAGGGGGAGCCTTACA
This genomic stretch from Anaerohalosphaeraceae bacterium harbors:
- a CDS encoding helix-turn-helix transcriptional regulator is translated as MTGVHTMAPIDFLKMILEAMDQKGLNPNRLARLVEGRVSRSLIYDYLAGRHRLSDDKLAVILEALEINLSADSMNLSKKNKSAKKASSNP